One window of Larus michahellis chromosome 19, bLarMic1.1, whole genome shotgun sequence genomic DNA carries:
- the MAP3K6 gene encoding mitogen-activated protein kinase kinase kinase 6 isoform X2, translating into MEVSGTPPVAGSCWQDPLVVAGTTGRPVCGTRGRASGRRALSVVFVLGREPAACPALRSLRDACRDLRARLHALPFDTLALGDTATLDRFYNADVAVVELSDSVCQPSLFYHLGVRESFNMSHNVLLCCQDDLPPLQALQDLCSSYTFIPYVVTPHNKVVCCNTGAVKCLTELFQPGFEPEAAFTPLSARLVQLLEGIPTNSCGYFRETIRRDIRRARERYRGEQLSRELARIQQRLDSMELLSLDIVVNLLLSYRDVQDYDAIISLVETLQALPTCTVAEQHNVRFHYAFALSRRNGVGDREKALSVLLPVAERGEGAAPDLLCLCGRVYKDMFIDSGFTHTETRDRAFYWYSKAFEVEPSLHAGINAAVLLMAAGHRFETSAQLQQIGVKLSCLQGRKGSLEELHYYWDVGFCLGAGILANDLGKVIQASEKLYKLNAPGWYLVSVMETFLLYKHFQRSPRVPSSRQELADFWLGFLLEACQPFAAAPHCLVLVLELSKVLRPARLALRSGTEDPTLTLALVCPTEEKAASSWTFAATAIRGVSICKHDERGCFLYVVQAEEDFQLYFPSQQHCQWFCHQIQSLLAEQAAGGEEVPSPTQPILEYSYEYSEAGERVVLGRGTFGVVYAGRCLNNQVRIAIKEIPERDSRYSQPLHEEIALHKHLRHRNIVRYLGSVSQDGFIKIFMEEVPGGSLSSLLRSKWGPLKDNEPTIIFYTRQILAGLSYLHDNHIVHRDIKGDNVLINTYSGVLKISDFGTSKRLAGISPSAETFTGTLQYMAPEIIDQGPWGYGKPADIWSLGCTVIEMATGKPPFYELGSPQAALFKVGMFKMHPEVPESMSDKAKRFLLRCFQADPAERATAAMLLRDPFLAHARRARSRPLPPAGGDPPDFRQRDGGVEGSDGSRGCSSARQDALVRGTAGSPLLPCHPGEATSSRSYSGTAQGSAGSDRSLRSSSPEESGDGFLLRKDSKRRATLHRVLTAEAPAIVTALEESQGTAGARLGSEHLARLLSCLRSYIQRPSQHQLCQDLLALQSRLRAEGLSLPHLQAPLFGFQAAVRRVLRQHHIKPHWMFALDDAVSQAVQAAFTVLARDLGLKASCLRGEGTKDTSDEDDAVPPRLAIPRSQPQQDSTNLGLSTDPSTQVAPLPSLQPPSALVAQLCRLRTETGRLLQELAEKEQEWQRLMQRVLCSGNDDIAVPRRPQRSGEGPMGCFTLGQDRSPPDPQPPQGQADPLLLEWLQQHGTDLATTATLLSHGFTLRDLLGCATRDDLFYVGIRRGPAYRLWAAILEHRWTLAQAKGSEPPPGCDTSLGDPARGAGRMVTEGTPPQREQAEAASPAPLRREKSGSTGQ; encoded by the exons ATGGAGGTGTCAGGGACCCCCCCGGtcgctgggagctgctggcaggaccCGCTGGTGGTGGCGGGTACCACGGGCCGACCAGTGTGCGGGACCCGGGGACgggcgagcgggcggcgggcgctgaGCGTCGTCTTCGTGCTGGGCCGGGAGCCGGCCGCCTGCCCCGCGCTGCGCAGCCTGCGCGACGCCTGCCGCGACCTGCGGGCACGCCTGCACGCCCTGCCCTTCGACACCCTGGCACTGGGCGACACCGCCACCCTCGACCGCTTCTACAACGCAG ACGTGGCCGTGGTGGAGCTGAGCGACTCCGTCTGCCAGCCCTCCCTCTTCTACCACCTGGGCGTCCGCGAGAGCTTCAACATGTCCCACAAcgtcctgctctgctgccaggaTGACCTGCCCCCCCTCCAGGCCCTGCAG gACCTCTGCAGCAGCTACACCTTCATCCCCTACGTGGTGACACCCCACAACAAGGTCGTCTGCTGCAACACCGGGGCCGTGAAATGCCTGACGGAGCTTTTCCAGCCCGGCTTCGAGCCAGAGGCCGCCTTCACCCCGCTGTCAGCCCGGCTTGTCCAGCTGCTGGAGGGGATCCCCACCAACTCCTG cggGTATTTTCGGGAGACGATCCGGCGGGATATCCGGAGGGCACGGGAGAGGTACCGAggggagcagctgagccgggAGCTGGCCCGTATCCAGCAGCGCCTGGACAGCATGGAGCTGCTCAGCCTGGACATCGTGGTGAACCTCCTCCTCTCCTACCGCGACGTGCAG GATTACGATGCCATCATCTCGCTGGTGGAGACCCTCCAGGCGCTGCCGACCTGCACCGTGGCCGAGCAGCACAACGTCCGCTTCCACTACGCCTTCGCCCTCAGCCG GCGTAACGGCGTCGGGGACCGGGAGAAGGCCCTGTCGGTGCTGCTGCCGGTGGCGgagcgcggggagggggctgcccccgACCTCCTCTGCTTGTGCGGCCGCGTCTACAAGGATATGTTCATCGACTCCGGCTTCACCCACACCGAGACGAGGGACCGGGCTTTCTACTG GTACAGCAAAGCCTTCGAGGTGGAGCCGAGCCTCCACGCGGGCATCAACGCCGCCGTCCTCCTCATGGCCGCCGGGCACCGGTTCGAAACCTCCGCGCAGCTGCAGCAAATCG GGGTGAAGCTGAGCTGCCTGCAGGGTCGCAAGGGCAGCCTGGAGGAGCTGCACTACTACTGGGATGTGGGATTTTGCCTGGGAGCTGGCATCCTGGCCAACGACCTCGGCAAAGTCATCCAAGCCTCTGAGAAGCTCTACAAGCTCAATGCACCGGGCTG GTACCTGGTCTCGGTCATGGAGACCTTCCTGCTCTACAAACACTTCCAGAGGAGCCCGCGGGTCCCCTCGTCCCGGCAGGAGCTGGCTGATTTCTGGCTGGGCTTCCTCCTCGAGGCGTGCCAACCCTTCGCCGCCGCACCACACTGCCTG GTCCTGGTCCTGGAGCTCAGCAAGGTCCTGCGGCCGGCTCGGTTGGCACTGCGCAGCGGCACGGAGGATCCCACCCTGACACTCGCCCTCGTCTGCCCCACGGAGGAG aaagcagcatcaAGCTGGACCTTCGCGGCTACGGCCATCCGAGGCGTCAG CATCTGCAAACATGACGAACGCGGCTGCTTCCTCTACGTGGTGCAGGCGGAGGAGGATTTCCAGCTCTActtcccctcccagcagcactgccagTG gttctgccaccagATCCAGTCCCTCCTGGCCGAGCAGGCAGCGGGCGGCGAGGAggtgcccagccccacgcagcccaTCCTGGAG TACAGCTACGAGTACTCGGAGGCGGGCGAGCGGGTGGTCCTGGGCAGGGGGACGTTCGGGGTCGTCTACGCCGGGCGCTGCCTCAACAACCAAGTGCGCATCGCTATCAAGGAGATCCCGGAGCGGGACAGCCG GTACTCGCAGCCCTTGCACGAGGAGATCGCCTTGCACAAGCACCTGCGGCACAGGAACATCGTGCGGTACCTGGGCTCCGTCAGCCAGGACGGCTTCATCAAGATCTTCATGGAGGAGGTGCCGGGAG GCAGCCTCTCGTCCCTGCTGCGCTCCAAGTGGGGACCCCTGAAGGACAACGAACCCACCATCATCTTCTACACCCGCCAGATCCTCGCCGGGCTCAGCTACCTCCACGATAACCACATCGTGCACCGCGACATCaag GGAGACAACGTCCTCATCAACACGTACAGTGGGGTGCTGAAGATCTCCGACTTCGGTACCTCCAAGAGGCTGGCGGGCATCAGCCCCAGCGCCGAGACCTTCACGG GCACCCTGCAGTACATGGCCCCAGAAATCATCGACCAGGGGCCATGGGGCTATGGGAAGCCAGCAGATATCTGGTCCTTGGGCTGCACCGTCATCGAGATGGCCACGGGCAAACCCCCCTTCTACGAGCTGGGTAGCCCCCAGGCTGCCTTGTTCAAG gtGGGGATGTTCAAGATGCACCCGGAGGTGCCCGAGTCCATGTCGGACAAAGCCAAGAGGTTCCTCCTGCGCTGCTTCCAGGCCGACCCGGCTGAGCGGGCCACGGCCGCCATGCTGCTGCGGGACCCCTTCCTCGCCCATGCCAGGAGGGCCCGCAGCCGGCCCCTGCCCCCGGCGGGGG GTGATCCCCCCGACTTTAGGCAGCGGGACGGGGGTGTGGAGGGCAGCGATGGGAGCAGGGGATGTTCCTCGGCCAGGCAGGATGCCCTGGTGAGGGGCACAGCGGGCAGCCCCCTGCTCCCGTGCCACCCCGGTGAGGCAACCTCCAGCCGCAGCTACTCAGG cactgcccagggcTCGGCCGGCTCCGACCGCAGCCTGCGCTCGTCCTCCCCTGAAGAGAGCGGGGACGGGTTCCTCCTGCGGAAGGACAGCAAGCGCCGGGCCACCCTGCACCGCGTCCTCACCGCCGAGGCACCCGCCATCGTCACCGCCTTGGAGGAgagccag GGCACGGCGGGTGCGAGGTTGGGCTCGGAGCATCTCGCTCGGCTGCTGAGCTGCCTGCGGAGCTACATCCAGCgccccagccagcaccagctGTGCCAGGACCTCCTGGCACTGCAGAGCCGGCTGCGGGCAGAGGGGCTGAGCCTCCCCCACCTCCAGGCTCCCCTCTTCGGCTTCCAGGCGGCG GTGAGACGGGTGCTGCGCCAGCACCACATCAAACCCCACTGGATGTTTGCGCTGGACGATGCCGTGAGCCAGGCGGTGCAGGCGGCTTTCACCGTGCTGGCAAGAg ACCTGGGACTGAAGGCCAGCTGCCTGCGGGGGGAAGGCACCAAGGACACGAGTGACGAGGACGACGCCGTGCCACCAAGGCTGGCCATCCCCAGGAGCCAACCCCAGCAGGACAGCACCAATTTGGGGCTCAGCACCGACCCCAGCACCCAGGtggcccccctgccctccctgcagccaccctcGGCACTGGTGGCACAGCTCTGCCGCCTCCGCACGGAGACGGGCAG GCTCCTCCAGGAGCTGGCCGAGAAGGAGCAAGAGTGGCAGCGGCTGATGCAGCGGGTGCTTTGCTCCGGGAACGATGACATCGCCGTCCCCAGACGGCCCCAGCGCAGTGGGGAGGGCCCCATGGGGTGCTTCACCCTGGGGCAGGATCgctcccccccagacccccagcccccccagggccaggctgaCCCCCTGCTCCTCGAGTGGCTGCAGCAGCACGGCACGGACTTGGCCACCACGGCCACG CTCCTCTCCCACGGCTTCACCCTGCGGGACCTGCTGGGCTGTGCCACCCGTGATGACCTCTTCTACGTGGGCATCAG gcGGGGGCCGGCGTACCGCCTCTGGGCAGCCATCCTGGAGCATCGCTGGACCCTCGCCCAGGCGAAGGGGAGTGAGCCCCCCCCGGGCTGTGACACGTCCTTGGGGGACCCAGCCAGGGGGGCTGGCAGGATGGTGACAGAAGGGACACCCCCACAGcgggagcaggcagaggcagcgtctccagccccgctccggagGGAGAAGTCGGGGTCCACAGGGCAATAA
- the MAP3K6 gene encoding mitogen-activated protein kinase kinase kinase 6 isoform X1 — protein MEVSGTPPVAGSCWQDPLVVAGTTGRPVCGTRGRASGRRALSVVFVLGREPAACPALRSLRDACRDLRARLHALPFDTLALGDTATLDRFYNADVAVVELSDSVCQPSLFYHLGVRESFNMSHNVLLCCQDDLPPLQALQEDICQKNSDLCSSYTFIPYVVTPHNKVVCCNTGAVKCLTELFQPGFEPEAAFTPLSARLVQLLEGIPTNSCGYFRETIRRDIRRARERYRGEQLSRELARIQQRLDSMELLSLDIVVNLLLSYRDVQDYDAIISLVETLQALPTCTVAEQHNVRFHYAFALSRRNGVGDREKALSVLLPVAERGEGAAPDLLCLCGRVYKDMFIDSGFTHTETRDRAFYWYSKAFEVEPSLHAGINAAVLLMAAGHRFETSAQLQQIGVKLSCLQGRKGSLEELHYYWDVGFCLGAGILANDLGKVIQASEKLYKLNAPGWYLVSVMETFLLYKHFQRSPRVPSSRQELADFWLGFLLEACQPFAAAPHCLVLVLELSKVLRPARLALRSGTEDPTLTLALVCPTEEKAASSWTFAATAIRGVSICKHDERGCFLYVVQAEEDFQLYFPSQQHCQWFCHQIQSLLAEQAAGGEEVPSPTQPILEYSYEYSEAGERVVLGRGTFGVVYAGRCLNNQVRIAIKEIPERDSRYSQPLHEEIALHKHLRHRNIVRYLGSVSQDGFIKIFMEEVPGGSLSSLLRSKWGPLKDNEPTIIFYTRQILAGLSYLHDNHIVHRDIKGDNVLINTYSGVLKISDFGTSKRLAGISPSAETFTGTLQYMAPEIIDQGPWGYGKPADIWSLGCTVIEMATGKPPFYELGSPQAALFKVGMFKMHPEVPESMSDKAKRFLLRCFQADPAERATAAMLLRDPFLAHARRARSRPLPPAGGDPPDFRQRDGGVEGSDGSRGCSSARQDALVRGTAGSPLLPCHPGEATSSRSYSGTAQGSAGSDRSLRSSSPEESGDGFLLRKDSKRRATLHRVLTAEAPAIVTALEESQGTAGARLGSEHLARLLSCLRSYIQRPSQHQLCQDLLALQSRLRAEGLSLPHLQAPLFGFQAAVRRVLRQHHIKPHWMFALDDAVSQAVQAAFTVLARDLGLKASCLRGEGTKDTSDEDDAVPPRLAIPRSQPQQDSTNLGLSTDPSTQVAPLPSLQPPSALVAQLCRLRTETGRLLQELAEKEQEWQRLMQRVLCSGNDDIAVPRRPQRSGEGPMGCFTLGQDRSPPDPQPPQGQADPLLLEWLQQHGTDLATTATLLSHGFTLRDLLGCATRDDLFYVGIRRGPAYRLWAAILEHRWTLAQAKGSEPPPGCDTSLGDPARGAGRMVTEGTPPQREQAEAASPAPLRREKSGSTGQ, from the exons ATGGAGGTGTCAGGGACCCCCCCGGtcgctgggagctgctggcaggaccCGCTGGTGGTGGCGGGTACCACGGGCCGACCAGTGTGCGGGACCCGGGGACgggcgagcgggcggcgggcgctgaGCGTCGTCTTCGTGCTGGGCCGGGAGCCGGCCGCCTGCCCCGCGCTGCGCAGCCTGCGCGACGCCTGCCGCGACCTGCGGGCACGCCTGCACGCCCTGCCCTTCGACACCCTGGCACTGGGCGACACCGCCACCCTCGACCGCTTCTACAACGCAG ACGTGGCCGTGGTGGAGCTGAGCGACTCCGTCTGCCAGCCCTCCCTCTTCTACCACCTGGGCGTCCGCGAGAGCTTCAACATGTCCCACAAcgtcctgctctgctgccaggaTGACCTGCCCCCCCTCCAGGCCCTGCAG gaGGACATCTGCCAGAAGAACTCG gACCTCTGCAGCAGCTACACCTTCATCCCCTACGTGGTGACACCCCACAACAAGGTCGTCTGCTGCAACACCGGGGCCGTGAAATGCCTGACGGAGCTTTTCCAGCCCGGCTTCGAGCCAGAGGCCGCCTTCACCCCGCTGTCAGCCCGGCTTGTCCAGCTGCTGGAGGGGATCCCCACCAACTCCTG cggGTATTTTCGGGAGACGATCCGGCGGGATATCCGGAGGGCACGGGAGAGGTACCGAggggagcagctgagccgggAGCTGGCCCGTATCCAGCAGCGCCTGGACAGCATGGAGCTGCTCAGCCTGGACATCGTGGTGAACCTCCTCCTCTCCTACCGCGACGTGCAG GATTACGATGCCATCATCTCGCTGGTGGAGACCCTCCAGGCGCTGCCGACCTGCACCGTGGCCGAGCAGCACAACGTCCGCTTCCACTACGCCTTCGCCCTCAGCCG GCGTAACGGCGTCGGGGACCGGGAGAAGGCCCTGTCGGTGCTGCTGCCGGTGGCGgagcgcggggagggggctgcccccgACCTCCTCTGCTTGTGCGGCCGCGTCTACAAGGATATGTTCATCGACTCCGGCTTCACCCACACCGAGACGAGGGACCGGGCTTTCTACTG GTACAGCAAAGCCTTCGAGGTGGAGCCGAGCCTCCACGCGGGCATCAACGCCGCCGTCCTCCTCATGGCCGCCGGGCACCGGTTCGAAACCTCCGCGCAGCTGCAGCAAATCG GGGTGAAGCTGAGCTGCCTGCAGGGTCGCAAGGGCAGCCTGGAGGAGCTGCACTACTACTGGGATGTGGGATTTTGCCTGGGAGCTGGCATCCTGGCCAACGACCTCGGCAAAGTCATCCAAGCCTCTGAGAAGCTCTACAAGCTCAATGCACCGGGCTG GTACCTGGTCTCGGTCATGGAGACCTTCCTGCTCTACAAACACTTCCAGAGGAGCCCGCGGGTCCCCTCGTCCCGGCAGGAGCTGGCTGATTTCTGGCTGGGCTTCCTCCTCGAGGCGTGCCAACCCTTCGCCGCCGCACCACACTGCCTG GTCCTGGTCCTGGAGCTCAGCAAGGTCCTGCGGCCGGCTCGGTTGGCACTGCGCAGCGGCACGGAGGATCCCACCCTGACACTCGCCCTCGTCTGCCCCACGGAGGAG aaagcagcatcaAGCTGGACCTTCGCGGCTACGGCCATCCGAGGCGTCAG CATCTGCAAACATGACGAACGCGGCTGCTTCCTCTACGTGGTGCAGGCGGAGGAGGATTTCCAGCTCTActtcccctcccagcagcactgccagTG gttctgccaccagATCCAGTCCCTCCTGGCCGAGCAGGCAGCGGGCGGCGAGGAggtgcccagccccacgcagcccaTCCTGGAG TACAGCTACGAGTACTCGGAGGCGGGCGAGCGGGTGGTCCTGGGCAGGGGGACGTTCGGGGTCGTCTACGCCGGGCGCTGCCTCAACAACCAAGTGCGCATCGCTATCAAGGAGATCCCGGAGCGGGACAGCCG GTACTCGCAGCCCTTGCACGAGGAGATCGCCTTGCACAAGCACCTGCGGCACAGGAACATCGTGCGGTACCTGGGCTCCGTCAGCCAGGACGGCTTCATCAAGATCTTCATGGAGGAGGTGCCGGGAG GCAGCCTCTCGTCCCTGCTGCGCTCCAAGTGGGGACCCCTGAAGGACAACGAACCCACCATCATCTTCTACACCCGCCAGATCCTCGCCGGGCTCAGCTACCTCCACGATAACCACATCGTGCACCGCGACATCaag GGAGACAACGTCCTCATCAACACGTACAGTGGGGTGCTGAAGATCTCCGACTTCGGTACCTCCAAGAGGCTGGCGGGCATCAGCCCCAGCGCCGAGACCTTCACGG GCACCCTGCAGTACATGGCCCCAGAAATCATCGACCAGGGGCCATGGGGCTATGGGAAGCCAGCAGATATCTGGTCCTTGGGCTGCACCGTCATCGAGATGGCCACGGGCAAACCCCCCTTCTACGAGCTGGGTAGCCCCCAGGCTGCCTTGTTCAAG gtGGGGATGTTCAAGATGCACCCGGAGGTGCCCGAGTCCATGTCGGACAAAGCCAAGAGGTTCCTCCTGCGCTGCTTCCAGGCCGACCCGGCTGAGCGGGCCACGGCCGCCATGCTGCTGCGGGACCCCTTCCTCGCCCATGCCAGGAGGGCCCGCAGCCGGCCCCTGCCCCCGGCGGGGG GTGATCCCCCCGACTTTAGGCAGCGGGACGGGGGTGTGGAGGGCAGCGATGGGAGCAGGGGATGTTCCTCGGCCAGGCAGGATGCCCTGGTGAGGGGCACAGCGGGCAGCCCCCTGCTCCCGTGCCACCCCGGTGAGGCAACCTCCAGCCGCAGCTACTCAGG cactgcccagggcTCGGCCGGCTCCGACCGCAGCCTGCGCTCGTCCTCCCCTGAAGAGAGCGGGGACGGGTTCCTCCTGCGGAAGGACAGCAAGCGCCGGGCCACCCTGCACCGCGTCCTCACCGCCGAGGCACCCGCCATCGTCACCGCCTTGGAGGAgagccag GGCACGGCGGGTGCGAGGTTGGGCTCGGAGCATCTCGCTCGGCTGCTGAGCTGCCTGCGGAGCTACATCCAGCgccccagccagcaccagctGTGCCAGGACCTCCTGGCACTGCAGAGCCGGCTGCGGGCAGAGGGGCTGAGCCTCCCCCACCTCCAGGCTCCCCTCTTCGGCTTCCAGGCGGCG GTGAGACGGGTGCTGCGCCAGCACCACATCAAACCCCACTGGATGTTTGCGCTGGACGATGCCGTGAGCCAGGCGGTGCAGGCGGCTTTCACCGTGCTGGCAAGAg ACCTGGGACTGAAGGCCAGCTGCCTGCGGGGGGAAGGCACCAAGGACACGAGTGACGAGGACGACGCCGTGCCACCAAGGCTGGCCATCCCCAGGAGCCAACCCCAGCAGGACAGCACCAATTTGGGGCTCAGCACCGACCCCAGCACCCAGGtggcccccctgccctccctgcagccaccctcGGCACTGGTGGCACAGCTCTGCCGCCTCCGCACGGAGACGGGCAG GCTCCTCCAGGAGCTGGCCGAGAAGGAGCAAGAGTGGCAGCGGCTGATGCAGCGGGTGCTTTGCTCCGGGAACGATGACATCGCCGTCCCCAGACGGCCCCAGCGCAGTGGGGAGGGCCCCATGGGGTGCTTCACCCTGGGGCAGGATCgctcccccccagacccccagcccccccagggccaggctgaCCCCCTGCTCCTCGAGTGGCTGCAGCAGCACGGCACGGACTTGGCCACCACGGCCACG CTCCTCTCCCACGGCTTCACCCTGCGGGACCTGCTGGGCTGTGCCACCCGTGATGACCTCTTCTACGTGGGCATCAG gcGGGGGCCGGCGTACCGCCTCTGGGCAGCCATCCTGGAGCATCGCTGGACCCTCGCCCAGGCGAAGGGGAGTGAGCCCCCCCCGGGCTGTGACACGTCCTTGGGGGACCCAGCCAGGGGGGCTGGCAGGATGGTGACAGAAGGGACACCCCCACAGcgggagcaggcagaggcagcgtctccagccccgctccggagGGAGAAGTCGGGGTCCACAGGGCAATAA